One window of Brevibacillus choshinensis genomic DNA carries:
- a CDS encoding MOSC domain-containing protein translates to MKQVGRLQSIFRHPVKAMRGEQLTQCQVDAFGLYGDRGYYFLDESRNGKFLSADVVPALLGYTATFTEESTSQQYPEVYVVAKDGSTHTWGESLFSHVAETAKRPIQPGRSTPLEGGKNWEDHILLVTDASLREIARLIGEDELDPRRFRGNLVVVLEDDEPFAEDHWIGKQIRINDVVLQVNRHCERCMYVNIDPDTLKMNPAVLKTCVKRHDNHFGVYASVITPGMLAEGDTVYVSE, encoded by the coding sequence GTGAAACAAGTGGGGAGACTACAAAGCATCTTTCGTCATCCGGTAAAGGCGATGCGCGGGGAACAGCTGACGCAATGTCAGGTGGATGCCTTTGGCTTATATGGAGACCGAGGCTACTACTTCCTGGACGAATCTCGCAATGGTAAATTTCTCAGTGCTGACGTCGTACCCGCGCTTCTCGGTTACACCGCGACCTTTACAGAGGAATCGACGAGTCAGCAATATCCCGAGGTGTACGTCGTGGCAAAAGACGGGAGTACCCATACGTGGGGGGAATCGCTGTTCTCGCATGTAGCAGAGACAGCCAAACGACCGATCCAGCCCGGTAGAAGCACACCCCTGGAAGGCGGCAAGAACTGGGAGGATCATATTCTGCTCGTGACCGATGCATCGCTGCGTGAAATCGCGCGGCTGATCGGGGAAGATGAGCTGGATCCGAGAAGATTTCGGGGAAATCTCGTCGTCGTACTGGAGGACGATGAGCCTTTCGCGGAAGATCACTGGATCGGCAAACAGATTCGGATCAATGATGTCGTTTTGCAGGTAAACCGGCATTGCGAGCGCTGCATGTACGTCAACATCGATCCCGATACGCTGAAAATGAATCCTGCCGTGTTGAAGACTTGTGTGAAGCGACATGACAATCACTTTGGCGTGTACGCTTCGGTCATCACACCAGGTATGCTCGCAGAAGGGGACACCGTGTATGTGTCCGAATAA
- a CDS encoding NAD kinase: MKIATVLRNDDYTREVEHALKEKLGATDSPYQFVDGPDDHPDMVLSIGGDGTLLEAVHQYGIEPSYVGIHTGHLGFYADWRPEELDEFVQRLVQQAQPAIVEYPIVECRITMRDGKVYDKWALNELVLRNASLSTLVTCVYINGDELETFRGDGLIVSSPSGSTAYNKAVDGAIVHPSIEAIQLSEIASINNQAYRTINSSLVLPKHHEVELIVMNPEIMIGLDREQDIWKDVRSISCRVGQEKVKFARYKRLTFWSRVRNSFIKG, encoded by the coding sequence ATGAAGATTGCGACTGTACTGCGAAATGACGACTATACAAGGGAAGTAGAACATGCTTTGAAAGAGAAGCTTGGGGCGACGGACAGCCCGTACCAGTTTGTGGATGGGCCCGATGATCATCCAGACATGGTGCTCTCGATTGGCGGCGACGGAACGCTGCTGGAAGCTGTCCATCAATATGGCATTGAGCCATCTTACGTAGGGATTCATACCGGTCACCTGGGATTTTATGCCGACTGGCGACCCGAAGAGCTCGATGAATTCGTACAGCGATTGGTGCAGCAAGCCCAACCAGCCATCGTAGAATATCCGATTGTGGAGTGCCGCATCACGATGCGAGATGGGAAGGTCTATGACAAATGGGCGTTAAACGAACTCGTCTTGCGCAATGCTTCGCTCTCTACGTTGGTGACATGTGTCTACATCAACGGTGACGAGCTGGAGACATTTCGCGGAGATGGATTGATCGTCTCATCCCCATCAGGCAGCACGGCTTACAACAAGGCAGTAGATGGAGCTATCGTACACCCATCGATCGAAGCGATTCAGCTCTCCGAGATCGCCTCCATCAACAATCAGGCGTATCGGACAATCAACAGCTCGCTGGTCTTACCCAAGCACCATGAAGTGGAGCTTATCGTCATGAATCCGGAGATTATGATTGGGTTGGATCGTGAGCAGGACATCTGGAAGGACGTTCGTTCCATTTCTTGTAGAGTCGGTCAGGAAAAAGTGAAGTTTGCCCGTTACAAGCGACTGACCTTTTGGAGCCGCGTACGTAATTCATTTATCAAAGGATAG
- a CDS encoding NUDIX domain-containing protein, whose amino-acid sequence MAWYHSWQRWYWKIRKPITLGVRAIVTDEQKGVLLIRHTYVEGWYLPGGGVERGESFFAAARRELLEECGVLAGKIRLCHLFYSEREGKRDHIALFHITDGRIDEKRARNDGEVAEMQFFQWDQLPDDLSPATLRRLEEFRNQAFQEDRW is encoded by the coding sequence ATGGCATGGTACCATTCATGGCAAAGATGGTATTGGAAAATTCGCAAGCCGATCACCCTTGGGGTCAGAGCGATCGTGACAGATGAGCAAAAAGGCGTGTTGTTAATTCGCCACACCTACGTGGAGGGATGGTATCTGCCTGGCGGAGGGGTGGAAAGAGGGGAGTCTTTTTTCGCTGCCGCTCGTAGGGAACTGCTAGAAGAATGCGGAGTACTGGCGGGGAAAATCAGGTTGTGCCATCTCTTTTACAGTGAACGAGAAGGCAAGCGTGATCACATTGCACTCTTCCATATCACGGATGGACGCATCGACGAGAAGCGGGCTAGAAATGATGGGGAAGTGGCTGAGATGCAGTTTTTTCAGTGGGATCAGCTCCCAGATGACTTGTCCCCAGCCACGCTCAGGAGGCTAGAGGAATTTCGTAATCAAGCCTTTCAGGAAGATCGTTGGTAG